CACGGAGTCTCTCGTCGCGGGCTATTTTTCGTGTCGCATGACACACCTAAACGCCAATTTGATTGCAAAAACGACAAGGAGATTTAAAAATGAAAAGAGTCATACCTTTACTCATACTCATGAGCCTATTGATATTGATCACTGAAACTGTCGCTCAAGATACCCCAGGACCCCCTACAAATTTTACGGTAACACAAGGGGACCGCCAACTTACGCTGGAGTGGGCACATCCAAGCAATATAAACATTGCTAATATTAGCCGCTATCGACTTAGATCGAGAGCGGCCGGGGCCTCCGCGCCGACGACTACTACTTTATGGCCGGGAGCGACTCTCAATCCTGAGGCTTTTACAGAAAATCCGTCTTACAAATTTATTCACCTTATCAACGGAATAGAATCTACTTTTACGATAGCAGCTGTAAATGACAATGGCCAGGAAGGCACAATATCCGCAGCCAAAACAGGGACACCTATGATGCCAGCACCTGAAGATTTCACCGCAACTTTAGATGCCCCAACTACAGATGATAGGACAGTTACGCTGAGTTGGACAGGCATACCTCAATTACCCTTTCACGCCACCAATCGTGACGTCACCGATTACGAATACAGTCAAAATGGTGGAGCTTGGACATCTATAGGTAGTACCAGCACGAGCCATCTTGTAACTGGATTGGAAAATGGAAGGTCATATACTTTTAG
This genomic window from Candidatus Poribacteria bacterium contains:
- a CDS encoding fibronectin type III domain-containing protein codes for the protein MKRVIPLLILMSLLILITETVAQDTPGPPTNFTVTQGDRQLTLEWAHPSNINIANISRYRLRSRAAGASAPTTTTLWPGATLNPEAFTENPSYKFIHLINGIESTFTIAAVNDNGQEGTISAAKTGTPMMPAPEDFTATLDAPTTDDRTVTLSWTGIPQLPFHATNRDVTDYEYSQNGGAWTSIGSTSTSHLVTGLENGRSYTF